A window of Syngnathoides biaculeatus isolate LvHL_M chromosome 9, ASM1980259v1, whole genome shotgun sequence contains these coding sequences:
- the ptp4a1 gene encoding protein tyrosine phosphatase type IVA 1, with protein MARMNRPAPVEITYKNMRFLITHNPTNATLNKFIEELKKYGVTTVVRVCEATYDATLVVKEGIQVLDWPFEDGAPPSNQIVDDWLNLLKVKFREEPGCCVAVHCVAGLGRAPVLVALALIECGMKYEDAVQFIRQKRRGAFNSKQLFYLEKYRPKMRLRFKDSNSHRNNCCIQ; from the exons ATGGCACGCATGAACAGGCCCGCTCCAGTGGAGATCACCTACAAGAACATGAGGTTCCTCATCACCCACAACCCAACCAACGCCACCCTCAACAAGTTCATCGAG GAGCTGAAGAAGTATGGCGTGACCACAGTGGTGAGGGTGTGCGAGGCCACGTATGACGCCACCTTGGTGGTGAAAGAGGGAATACAGGTCCTG GATTGGCCTTTTGAAGATGGCGCTCCTCCCTCCAACCAGATTGTAGACGACTGGCTCAACCTGCTGAAGGTCAAGTTCCGCGAGGAGCCGGGCTGCTGCGTGGCCGTGCACTGCGTGGCGGGCCTCGGCAG AGCTCCCGTCCTGGTCGCCCTCGCCCTCATCGAGTGTGGCATGAAATATGAAGACGCCGTGCAGTTCATCCGGCA AAAGCGTCGTGGAGCTTTCAACAGCAAGCAGCTCTTCTACCTGGAGAAATATCGTCCAAAGATGCGTCTGCGCTTCAAAGATTCCAACAGCCATCGCAACAACTGCTGCATCCAGTAG